Proteins encoded within one genomic window of Methanolacinia paynteri:
- a CDS encoding metal-dependent transcriptional regulator, with protein sequence MEESDREDYLEAIIMHSAEGHGAGALHLLSGVLDRSEDQIAADLAALEESGDLKIGSDGSVTLTEKGRVTGESVLKKHRVLECFFTEMLGMDAETASKEACEMEHSASEYTIDKIGNLLSGSGIRCRGRRHGMGFIERHSQGKLCNLNVLDDFDEGDYLKVLGMRHGPGGGRRLIDLGMIPGEEIKIIRRLPGRSVLVLVKDSEVAISQEIAGRVIVEKISGKESL encoded by the coding sequence ATGGAAGAGTCTGACCGTGAGGATTACCTTGAAGCGATAATTATGCATTCTGCAGAAGGGCATGGAGCCGGGGCTCTCCATTTATTATCAGGAGTACTGGACAGATCCGAAGATCAAATCGCGGCCGACCTCGCTGCTCTTGAAGAGAGCGGCGACCTGAAGATCGGCAGCGACGGTTCGGTCACCCTTACCGAAAAAGGCAGGGTGACAGGCGAATCCGTCCTGAAAAAACACAGGGTTCTCGAATGCTTCTTTACTGAAATGCTGGGAATGGATGCGGAAACCGCTTCGAAGGAGGCATGCGAGATGGAGCATTCAGCCTCCGAATATACCATAGATAAGATCGGAAACCTTCTCTCCGGCAGCGGGATAAGATGCAGGGGGAGAAGACATGGTATGGGATTTATAGAACGGCACTCCCAGGGGAAATTGTGCAATTTGAATGTCCTTGATGATTTTGACGAGGGGGATTATCTGAAGGTTTTAGGTATGAGGCACGGGCCCGGGGGAGGGCGGCGTCTCATCGATCTCGGGATGATCCCAGGTGAGGAGATTAAGATCATCAGGAGGCTTCCGGGCAGATCCGTCCTTGTGTTGGTCAAGGACAGCGAGGTTGCAATAAGCCAGGAGATTGCAGGCCGAGTAATTGTCGAAAAAATTTCCGGCAAAGAGAGTTTATGA
- a CDS encoding PEGA domain-containing protein gives MKVCIKAMFVLIIAFSFCQSVSAVGGDVGWYDIHCNVDGASVYFDGEYKGQIHSGVLSVGVYTTATPYETVSVRMDGYYTASTSLPATPSAGETTNVYVTLNPKPTDTESEYGSLYVSTSPSGARIHLNDQYQGLSPITLSGLRAGSYSIDAEMDGYETSETTVYVTAGSTKNVYLTLVSPGSVSVESSPGDAYVYVNGNLVGKTPYVVTGLSSGDHEFMVTMNGYYNWKKTVNVVEGEQISLYAVLQSIDQTQEILVTSNPSGAKIYLDGVYQGETMENQAFPITGVSVGIHSLVLQLDGYPDYSTSVSIVSGGDPVEIDAEMSRTPSRSTGSIYITSTPSGATIYLDDIYMSAQTPYTLTGVTAGEHTVTLRLSGYNDGMSKITVTAGETAQLTVGLSSSSGGTTEPTPTTSTPGFTLLTVVTALGAAFVVFVSKKR, from the coding sequence GTGAAAGTCTGTATAAAGGCGATGTTTGTCCTAATCATCGCTTTTTCCTTTTGCCAGTCCGTATCTGCCGTGGGGGGAGATGTCGGATGGTACGATATCCACTGCAATGTGGACGGTGCAAGCGTCTATTTTGACGGGGAATATAAAGGCCAGATTCATTCCGGGGTTCTGTCGGTAGGTGTCTATACCACGGCAACTCCTTATGAAACTGTCTCGGTCCGGATGGACGGATATTATACCGCCTCCACTTCGCTTCCTGCAACACCTTCTGCGGGTGAAACGACTAACGTATATGTGACACTTAATCCGAAGCCGACAGATACTGAGTCCGAATACGGTTCTCTATATGTATCAACAAGCCCTTCCGGAGCAAGAATTCACCTAAACGATCAGTACCAGGGATTATCTCCTATAACCCTGAGCGGTCTTAGGGCCGGATCGTACTCGATCGATGCGGAGATGGACGGCTACGAGACATCAGAGACAACGGTTTATGTAACTGCAGGATCTACAAAGAACGTTTACCTGACGCTTGTTTCACCGGGTTCCGTCTCCGTCGAGTCGAGCCCTGGCGATGCATATGTTTATGTCAACGGCAATCTTGTCGGGAAGACTCCTTATGTGGTTACCGGCCTTTCGAGCGGAGACCATGAGTTCATGGTTACTATGAACGGATATTACAACTGGAAGAAAACCGTTAATGTAGTTGAAGGCGAGCAGATCTCGCTATATGCGGTTTTACAGTCGATAGACCAGACCCAAGAGATTCTTGTGACCTCAAACCCGTCAGGAGCAAAGATCTATCTCGACGGCGTGTACCAGGGAGAGACTATGGAGAATCAGGCATTTCCGATTACGGGTGTTTCGGTCGGGATACATTCGTTGGTGCTTCAGCTCGACGGATATCCTGATTACAGCACGAGCGTCTCGATTGTCTCAGGCGGAGACCCTGTTGAGATCGATGCAGAAATGAGCAGAACTCCATCGAGATCGACAGGATCGATATATATCACATCGACTCCGTCGGGCGCCACGATCTACCTTGACGATATCTATATGAGTGCGCAGACACCGTATACGCTGACAGGAGTCACTGCGGGGGAGCATACCGTCACCCTCAGGCTTAGCGGCTATAATGACGGGATGTCCAAAATCACGGTGACTGCAGGGGAGACGGCTCAGCTTACCGTCGGTCTGTCATCTTCATCGGGGGGAACGACTGAACCGACGCCGACCACTTCGACTCCCGGTTTTACACTTCTGACGGTAGTGACTGCACTTGGAGCAGCTTTTGTCGTCTTTGTCTCCAAAAAGAGATAA
- a CDS encoding YIP1 family protein, with product MIATPAPVLGNNEKLLFEIPNIEIRNIEFRLYLTNRRLFLSEDNTNKSTPIEIPLPVISSIRTGQTVSDEPTLILSVKTPDGSQKKMTITFSQDFSGMRNMERDYLKKELEGMISEYVPATLPETPQPEYPDYQQGGSTYSQMPPERPPTHGATVPGGVLLQAHNVIVKSQEFTIELTSKEISLTDPNHPNKPSSISLKSVRNVEITKNAQNEPVIVLNVGSPNGDIRTMRLAFSHWHNGNRWQERDTWAGAINDIISTGGSVSHIPGLGSRAPGPQFSPENQGFSAKPTGGSTFCPRCGGQVPHGAKFCLSCGSPVGSGSESETGYDTGSKQDFEGGIIDADYGDDDDFFSAQPAARKSGRTKKARPPRRKKPSRKKSSKKASHGDPLGLGERSSYSPDDSILGRLIGFIRAPTETFRMTKDQDPLEALPVLVLALAVFGFLTGIIFQLYAGSLDSTTYPEITALQDAGAMIFFVIEIIIVGITYAVLNGFLLHLGLLITGNAEDIRDDLRISAYSMCPFAIAGIIPLFGLLIAPLWAFFLQFIGARETYNLDGRSAAIAAIVPVLVIIMLFLFFTGQGETGFTFFGGA from the coding sequence GTGATTGCAACGCCTGCTCCGGTATTAGGAAATAATGAGAAACTGCTCTTCGAAATTCCAAATATAGAGATAAGAAATATAGAGTTCAGGCTCTACCTCACAAACAGGAGGCTCTTTCTTTCAGAGGATAATACAAATAAATCGACACCGATAGAGATCCCGCTTCCCGTAATCAGTTCTATAAGAACAGGTCAGACCGTATCCGATGAACCAACCCTGATTCTCTCAGTAAAAACACCGGATGGTTCGCAAAAAAAGATGACCATTACATTTTCACAGGACTTCTCCGGAATGCGGAATATGGAGAGAGATTACCTGAAAAAAGAACTTGAAGGGATGATCTCCGAATATGTACCGGCTACACTCCCCGAAACTCCCCAGCCCGAATATCCCGATTACCAGCAGGGGGGAAGCACGTATTCCCAAATGCCGCCTGAAAGACCGCCTACGCATGGTGCGACGGTCCCGGGCGGAGTTCTCCTCCAGGCTCACAACGTCATTGTCAAATCGCAGGAATTCACGATAGAACTCACATCAAAAGAGATCTCCCTGACCGATCCCAACCACCCCAACAAACCGTCATCAATATCGCTGAAATCGGTCAGGAACGTTGAGATAACAAAAAATGCCCAGAATGAGCCGGTAATCGTTCTGAATGTCGGGTCTCCCAACGGCGACATAAGGACGATGAGACTCGCATTCTCCCACTGGCATAACGGAAACAGGTGGCAGGAAAGAGACACGTGGGCTGGGGCTATCAACGATATAATCTCAACAGGAGGAAGTGTATCCCATATTCCCGGTCTTGGTTCCCGGGCACCAGGCCCTCAATTTTCACCAGAAAACCAGGGATTTTCAGCTAAACCCACGGGTGGCAGTACATTTTGCCCACGGTGCGGCGGGCAGGTCCCTCACGGAGCCAAATTCTGCCTCTCATGCGGTTCACCTGTAGGCAGCGGCTCTGAAAGCGAAACCGGTTATGATACAGGATCCAAACAGGACTTTGAAGGAGGGATCATCGATGCAGACTACGGTGATGACGACGACTTTTTCTCAGCACAACCTGCAGCAAGGAAGTCGGGGAGGACAAAAAAGGCGCGTCCTCCCAGGCGCAAAAAGCCTTCCAGAAAAAAGAGCAGCAAAAAAGCCTCACACGGCGATCCCCTGGGACTCGGGGAAAGAAGTTCATATTCACCGGACGATTCGATTCTCGGGAGGCTTATAGGATTTATCAGGGCTCCGACTGAAACGTTCAGAATGACAAAGGACCAGGACCCACTCGAAGCCCTCCCGGTTCTTGTCCTGGCGCTGGCGGTATTCGGGTTCCTGACAGGCATAATATTCCAGCTATACGCGGGATCACTCGACAGCACGACATATCCGGAAATAACTGCTCTTCAAGACGCCGGGGCCATGATCTTCTTTGTCATCGAGATTATAATCGTCGGAATAACATATGCAGTTTTAAACGGATTCCTGCTTCATCTCGGGCTCCTCATAACCGGCAATGCGGAGGATATCCGGGATGACCTGAGAATTTCGGCCTATTCGATGTGCCCGTTTGCAATTGCAGGCATAATCCCTCTGTTCGGGCTTTTGATAGCTCCTTTATGGGCATTCTTCCTCCAGTTCATAGGAGCGAGGGAGACATACAATCTTGACGGGAGGAGTGCTGCAATAGCAGCGATTGTTCCGGTCCTGGTCATTATAATGCTGTTCTTATTTTTTACAGGGCAGGGAGAGACAGGATTTACTTTCTTC